Proteins encoded together in one Kutzneria kofuensis window:
- a CDS encoding DUF6541 family protein → MSGAASAVALTAAVYLLVVIVPGLVIGLASGIRGWLLAAAAPVLTYGVIGIFGPLAPMIGVRWNALTLLTASVLCAVAAHGVRRLFRMPDAARPRVTLDWPRPRHWMMAGAVAIATGVGLLAMLRASGFTAIPQWWDAEFHANAVRFIADTGDSSPAALAAINSTGSSSFFYPNAYHVLDATVAQIGGWPIPQVLDVSNGFQVGLFSLSISVLVAEITKRPGLAAATALLACAFTQFPYDTLTWGPLFPFTAGVALSPAFLALLSRVLTSPTSGTIIATALAGIGLTAVHPSITVAAAIPAALFLAQRWIRARKVPAADLRTLLLVAVVGGVAGVFQVLGVLTATGGAAVTWTPGLNVPDAAAQFVTGSRSTGLPAVWLIALCVAGLVGLFLLGGVTKLIWWLLGGAVFGVLFVLDATSAAPWVQAITRPWWNDSWRLYAIGAMGLVVLAAVGLVTVADLLSRLVPRLPSAVVLAVVALLVIIATKGLYLNRNTQRLAVAFPDGPVVTHTEQAAMLELAKLAPAGSMVMNDPYDGSPWMWALAGVHPVFGHAPIFPNDAEAVGPQRLHLFQSFNRLDTDPAVRASVRELHIRYVFLSDGSITGSTAGHSPGLTGLDQVKGLRLVFRNSQAEIYQVTSQIVDG, encoded by the coding sequence ATGAGCGGGGCGGCGTCTGCCGTCGCGTTGACGGCTGCCGTTTATCTGTTGGTCGTCATCGTGCCGGGCCTGGTCATCGGATTGGCGTCGGGAATTCGCGGGTGGTTGCTCGCCGCGGCGGCGCCGGTGCTCACCTATGGTGTGATCGGAATCTTCGGCCCGTTGGCGCCGATGATCGGTGTTCGGTGGAATGCGCTCACATTATTGACGGCGAGCGTGCTGTGCGCGGTGGCGGCGCACGGCGTCCGGCGGCTGTTCCGTATGCCGGACGCGGCCAGACCACGCGTGACACTGGATTGGCCCAGGCCACGGCACTGGATGATGGCTGGTGCGGTGGCCATCGCGACCGGAGTCGGGCTGCTGGCGATGCTGCGCGCGAGCGGCTTCACAGCCATCCCGCAGTGGTGGGACGCCGAGTTCCACGCCAATGCGGTGCGGTTCATCGCCGACACCGGCGACTCGTCACCGGCGGCTCTGGCCGCGATCAATTCGACGGGAAGCAGCAGCTTCTTCTATCCGAACGCCTATCACGTGTTGGACGCCACCGTGGCCCAGATCGGTGGCTGGCCGATCCCGCAGGTGCTCGACGTGAGCAATGGATTCCAGGTCGGCCTGTTCAGTCTGTCGATTTCAGTTCTGGTCGCGGAGATCACGAAGCGACCCGGCCTCGCCGCCGCTACGGCTCTTTTGGCCTGCGCGTTCACGCAATTCCCGTACGACACGCTCACGTGGGGTCCGCTGTTCCCGTTCACCGCCGGCGTCGCGCTGAGCCCGGCGTTCCTCGCGCTGCTGTCCCGGGTGCTGACCTCGCCCACCAGCGGCACGATCATCGCCACCGCCCTAGCCGGCATCGGCCTGACCGCGGTGCACCCCAGCATCACCGTCGCCGCCGCCATCCCGGCCGCCTTGTTCCTGGCCCAGCGCTGGATCCGCGCCCGAAAGGTGCCGGCCGCCGATCTGCGCACGCTGCTGCTGGTCGCTGTGGTCGGCGGCGTTGCCGGTGTCTTCCAGGTGCTGGGGGTGCTCACCGCCACCGGCGGCGCGGCCGTCACGTGGACGCCGGGCCTGAACGTGCCCGATGCCGCCGCGCAGTTCGTCACCGGCAGCCGGTCCACCGGCCTGCCCGCAGTGTGGCTGATCGCGCTGTGCGTCGCCGGCCTCGTCGGCCTGTTCCTGCTGGGTGGCGTGACCAAGCTGATCTGGTGGCTGCTCGGCGGCGCCGTGTTCGGCGTGCTGTTCGTGCTCGACGCGACCTCCGCCGCCCCGTGGGTACAGGCGATCACGCGGCCGTGGTGGAACGATTCGTGGCGGCTGTACGCGATCGGCGCGATGGGCCTGGTCGTGCTGGCCGCGGTCGGCCTGGTCACCGTTGCCGACCTGCTGTCACGGCTGGTGCCGCGGCTGCCCTCGGCCGTCGTGCTGGCGGTGGTCGCGCTGCTGGTGATCATCGCCACCAAGGGCCTCTACCTGAACCGCAACACCCAGCGGCTCGCCGTCGCGTTCCCCGACGGGCCGGTGGTCACGCACACCGAGCAGGCCGCGATGCTGGAGCTGGCCAAGCTGGCCCCGGCCGGGTCGATGGTGATGAACGACCCGTACGACGGCTCGCCGTGGATGTGGGCGCTGGCCGGCGTGCACCCGGTGTTCGGGCACGCCCCGATCTTCCCGAACGACGCCGAGGCGGTCGGCCCGCAGCGGCTGCACCTGTTCCAGAGCTTCAACCGCCTGGACACCGACCCGGCCGTGCGGGCGTCGGTGCGGGAGCTGCACATCCGGTACGTCTTCCTGTCCGACGGCTCGATCACCGGCTCGACCGCCGGCCACTCGCCCGGGCTCACCGGCCTCGACCAGGTCAAGGGGCTCAGGCTGGTGTTCCGGAATTCCCAGGCCGAGATCTACCAGGTCACGTCCCAGATCGTGGACGGCTGA
- a CDS encoding nucleotidyltransferase domain-containing protein: protein MVDLGVLAARLADVPGVIGVVLGGSRARGTADEHSDTDIGVYRQGEMDLSALREIAADHPGSTVAEPGEWGPWVDGGAWLATPGTKTDLLWRDLDRVRAVLAEARRGVVRCERQVGHPLGFFSYAYLAELATARVLEDRERALAEVVAELDPYPPTLAEAIERAYGFEARFSVDNAATPAARGDRFTAVGHLFRGIGCLVHVLHARAGVWLATEKNAVASAAGLPGAPADFAARVDHILATVDVNAAKELVRDCGSGRW from the coding sequence ATGGTCGATCTCGGGGTGCTCGCGGCGCGGCTGGCGGACGTGCCCGGCGTGATCGGCGTGGTGCTGGGCGGATCCAGGGCCCGCGGCACCGCCGACGAGCATTCCGACACCGACATCGGCGTGTACCGGCAGGGCGAGATGGACCTGTCCGCCCTGCGCGAAATCGCCGCCGACCACCCGGGGTCGACCGTTGCCGAGCCGGGCGAATGGGGTCCGTGGGTGGACGGCGGCGCGTGGCTGGCGACGCCCGGGACGAAGACGGACCTGCTGTGGCGGGACCTGGACCGGGTCCGGGCGGTGCTGGCCGAGGCGCGGCGGGGCGTGGTCCGGTGCGAGCGGCAGGTCGGGCATCCGCTGGGCTTCTTCTCGTACGCCTATCTCGCGGAGCTGGCGACGGCCCGGGTGCTGGAGGATCGCGAACGCGCGCTGGCGGAGGTGGTGGCGGAGCTGGATCCGTATCCACCGACGCTGGCGGAGGCGATCGAGCGGGCCTACGGCTTCGAGGCGCGGTTCAGCGTGGACAACGCCGCCACGCCGGCGGCCCGGGGCGACCGGTTCACGGCGGTGGGCCACTTGTTCCGGGGCATCGGGTGCCTGGTGCACGTGCTGCACGCGCGTGCGGGCGTGTGGCTGGCGACGGAGAAGAACGCGGTCGCCTCGGCGGCGGGACTGCCCGGCGCTCCGGCCGACTTCGCCGCCCGGGTCGACCACATTCTGGCGACGGTGGACGTCAACGCCGCCAAGGAACTGGTCCGCGACTGCGGATCGGGTCGTTGGTGA
- a CDS encoding FBP domain-containing protein has product MEPLDEATIRASFVNCSKGEARRLSLPGRLADVDWADLDFLGWRDPKAPANAYLVLPRDGKYVGLAMRAAAPHSSQLKSSLCALCQTAHAAADVSLFAARRVGNAGKLGNTVGTYICADLACSLYLRGKRKPSTPNARLTSTVDEDVARTMASLNKFVDEVLTDNA; this is encoded by the coding sequence GTGGAACCTCTCGACGAAGCAACCATCCGCGCGTCCTTCGTGAACTGCTCGAAGGGCGAGGCGCGCCGGCTGAGCCTGCCGGGCCGCCTGGCCGACGTCGACTGGGCCGACCTGGACTTCCTCGGCTGGCGCGATCCGAAGGCGCCGGCGAACGCCTACCTGGTGCTGCCGCGCGACGGCAAGTACGTCGGCCTGGCGATGCGGGCGGCGGCGCCGCACTCGAGCCAGCTCAAGAGCTCGCTGTGCGCCCTGTGCCAGACCGCGCACGCGGCGGCGGACGTGTCGCTGTTCGCCGCCCGGCGTGTCGGCAACGCGGGCAAGCTGGGCAACACGGTCGGCACGTACATCTGCGCGGACCTGGCCTGCAGCCTGTATCTGCGCGGCAAGCGCAAGCCGTCGACGCCGAACGCCCGACTCACGTCCACTGTGGACGAAGACGTCGCACGGACCATGGCCAGCCTGAACAAGTTCGTGGACGAGGTGCTGACGGACAACGCCTGA
- a CDS encoding AfsR/SARP family transcriptional regulator, translating into MHAANGVPLRVEVLGPVRALLGDREIALGPPMQRALLALLALRANRAVGRTELVDALWGDDPPTTAGGSVSTYLSALRRALEPDRPSRAPSALLVSAGANSGYMLRLEPGALDCDRADQLRERARIARSSGDLHGAVVQLQSALRLWRGLPFDGISCPFVAGERARVDELRLATVESLADALIALGRNDDAVAELSPVVRQQPLRERPRALLMTALYGAGRKADALEVFEDARRVLVDELGIEPGPELRDLHRDLIADKPAAPAPTAAPISSGVASIPKPAQLPHDVPGFTGRVRELAQLEEVLVGGDRTVAVISAIDGSGGIGKTALAVHVAHRVAEQFPDGQLYVNLRGFDPQQPPLQPAAALGQLLRGLGVEASAIPAETDEQAGLYRSLIAGKRMLVLLDNAASTDQVRPLLPGSPSCSVIVTSRSRLGGLVARDGAHRVTLDVLDERESVQMLAAGVGKAQIEAQPEAAAELARLCGHLPLALRIAAAQLNDRPHLDLDDLCQELADERARLDVLAVDDESTAVRAVFSWSYHALKPEPARMFRMLGLHAGTEISVAAAAALANVPVVRARRLLDVVASGHLLEGVGRDRYRFHDLLRVYSAECAAEHDSRAERIGAVSRLLDFYLHTANTVDEMLAPFRRRSELPPPVPGGQPATFVDSSAALAWCETELANLVAATAQAAELGDTYHATGIPGAMWAFFALRTPWPEWITSHQTGIGAAVAAGDRYGEVRLLIGLGYCYNELRRHMQVLECMERARVVYEPLAGGPLDHVVGGALGAAYFWAGRVDEAFELTNRALATSREVGDRWSEAWALSHLGSYCRVLGRYQESVANFDRALRLFVEMDDRAGAIKVYRELGEAHRHFGKLDRAADCFRGAVRLFRESGGRPGEAWSLHELASVLHEDGRLDEAKESWEQSLAILEQVGDHRVEQVRRRLAAIDAAAGVRRSR; encoded by the coding sequence GTGCACGCGGCGAACGGGGTTCCGCTGCGGGTCGAGGTGCTGGGACCGGTGCGGGCGCTTCTCGGGGATCGCGAGATAGCACTGGGTCCCCCGATGCAGCGCGCCCTGCTGGCGCTGCTCGCGCTGCGGGCGAATCGCGCCGTCGGACGCACGGAGCTGGTCGATGCCCTGTGGGGCGACGACCCGCCGACCACCGCGGGCGGCAGTGTCTCCACCTACCTCTCGGCCCTGCGCCGGGCCCTGGAACCCGATCGGCCCAGCCGCGCGCCGAGCGCGCTACTGGTCTCCGCGGGCGCGAATTCCGGCTACATGCTCCGGCTCGAACCTGGCGCCCTGGACTGTGATCGGGCCGACCAGCTGCGCGAACGGGCAAGAATCGCGCGAAGTTCAGGCGATCTTCACGGGGCGGTCGTCCAGCTGCAGTCGGCGCTGCGGCTGTGGCGGGGGCTCCCGTTCGACGGCATCTCCTGCCCGTTCGTCGCCGGCGAGCGGGCCCGGGTGGACGAGCTGCGGCTGGCCACCGTCGAATCGCTGGCCGATGCCCTGATCGCGCTGGGCCGCAATGACGACGCCGTGGCCGAGCTGTCGCCGGTCGTGCGCCAGCAGCCGCTGCGGGAACGGCCGCGGGCGCTGCTGATGACCGCCCTCTACGGCGCCGGCCGCAAGGCCGACGCGCTGGAGGTCTTCGAGGACGCCAGACGCGTGCTGGTCGACGAGCTGGGCATCGAACCGGGTCCCGAGCTGCGGGACCTGCACCGCGACCTGATCGCCGACAAGCCGGCCGCGCCGGCCCCGACCGCCGCACCGATCAGCAGCGGCGTCGCCTCCATCCCCAAGCCGGCCCAGCTGCCGCACGACGTTCCCGGCTTCACCGGTCGCGTCCGGGAACTGGCGCAGCTGGAGGAAGTTCTGGTCGGCGGTGACCGGACCGTCGCCGTGATCTCCGCGATCGACGGCAGCGGCGGCATCGGCAAGACGGCGCTGGCCGTGCACGTCGCGCATCGCGTCGCCGAGCAGTTCCCCGACGGGCAGCTCTACGTCAACCTGCGCGGCTTCGACCCGCAGCAGCCGCCGCTGCAGCCCGCCGCCGCGCTCGGGCAGCTGCTGCGCGGGCTCGGCGTGGAGGCCTCGGCGATCCCGGCCGAGACCGACGAGCAGGCCGGGCTGTACCGGAGTTTGATCGCCGGCAAGCGCATGCTCGTGCTGCTGGACAACGCCGCCAGCACCGACCAGGTGCGGCCGCTGCTGCCGGGCAGCCCCAGCTGCTCGGTGATCGTGACCAGCCGCAGCCGGCTCGGCGGCCTGGTGGCCCGCGACGGGGCGCACCGCGTCACGCTGGACGTGCTCGACGAGCGCGAATCCGTGCAGATGCTGGCGGCCGGCGTGGGGAAGGCGCAGATCGAGGCGCAGCCGGAGGCCGCCGCCGAGCTGGCGCGGCTGTGCGGGCACCTGCCGCTGGCGCTGCGGATCGCCGCCGCACAGCTCAACGACCGTCCGCACCTGGACCTCGACGACCTGTGCCAGGAGCTCGCCGACGAGCGGGCCCGGCTGGACGTGCTCGCCGTCGACGACGAGAGCACCGCCGTGCGGGCGGTCTTCTCCTGGTCGTACCACGCGTTGAAGCCGGAGCCGGCCCGCATGTTCCGGATGCTGGGGCTGCACGCCGGCACCGAGATCAGCGTCGCCGCGGCGGCCGCGCTGGCCAACGTGCCGGTGGTGCGGGCGCGGCGGCTGCTCGACGTCGTCGCCAGCGGGCACCTGCTGGAGGGCGTCGGCCGCGACCGATACCGATTCCACGACCTGCTGCGCGTCTACTCCGCCGAGTGCGCCGCCGAGCACGACAGCCGGGCCGAGCGGATCGGCGCCGTCAGCCGGCTGCTGGACTTCTACCTGCACACCGCCAACACCGTCGACGAGATGCTCGCGCCGTTCCGGCGGCGCTCCGAGCTGCCGCCGCCCGTGCCCGGCGGGCAGCCGGCGACCTTCGTCGACAGCAGCGCCGCGCTGGCGTGGTGCGAGACCGAGCTGGCCAACCTGGTCGCCGCCACCGCGCAGGCCGCCGAGCTCGGCGACACCTACCACGCCACCGGCATCCCCGGCGCCATGTGGGCGTTCTTCGCGCTGCGCACGCCGTGGCCCGAGTGGATCACCAGCCACCAGACCGGGATCGGCGCCGCCGTCGCCGCAGGCGACCGCTACGGCGAGGTGCGGCTGCTGATCGGGCTCGGCTACTGCTACAACGAGCTGCGCCGGCACATGCAGGTGCTGGAGTGCATGGAGCGGGCCCGTGTCGTCTACGAACCGCTGGCCGGCGGTCCGCTGGATCACGTCGTCGGCGGCGCTTTGGGGGCGGCGTACTTCTGGGCCGGTCGCGTCGACGAGGCGTTCGAGCTGACCAACCGCGCCTTGGCCACCAGCCGGGAGGTCGGCGACCGGTGGAGCGAGGCGTGGGCGCTGAGCCACCTCGGGTCGTACTGCCGGGTCCTCGGGCGGTACCAGGAATCCGTGGCCAACTTCGACCGGGCGCTGCGGCTGTTCGTCGAGATGGACGACCGCGCCGGCGCCATCAAGGTGTACCGGGAACTGGGGGAGGCGCACCGCCACTTCGGCAAGCTCGACCGCGCCGCCGACTGCTTCCGCGGCGCCGTCCGGCTGTTCCGGGAATCCGGCGGCCGGCCCGGCGAGGCGTGGTCGCTGCACGAGCTCGCCAGCGTGCTGCACGAGGACGGCCGGCTCGACGAGGCCAAGGAGTCCTGGGAGCAGTCGCTGGCCATCCTGGAGCAGGTCGGCGATCACCGGGTGGAGCAGGTGCGCCGCCGGCTGGCCGCCATCGACGCCGCCGCCGGCGTTCGGCGTTCGAGGTAA
- a CDS encoding sigma 54-interacting transcriptional regulator has product MTVVPTPSHSLPTTAGQLRAAGYEPRSVKAELRDNLLDALRAGRDPWPGIVGFDRTVLPQLERAIIAGHDVVLLGERGQGKTRLLRTLAGLLDEWTPVIAGAELAEHPLDPITPASIRRAAELGDELPVSWLHRSQRYTEKLATPDTSVGDLIGDVDPVKVAEGRSLGDPETIHFGLVPRSHRGIVAVNELPDLAERIQVALLNVMEERDIQVRGYTLRLPLDVLLVATANPEDYTNRGRIITPLKDRFGAEVRTHYPLEVAGEIDLIRQEAQLVAEVGDHLIEVVARFVRHLRESPSVDQRSGVSARFAIAAAETVAAAALRRAALTGESPAVARPVDLEAVPSVLRGKLEFESGEEGREHEILEHLLRRSVADTARGKLAGLNLRSLAEAVTDGHPVATGERVPAAEVLAALPELPVLHEVATRLDVKADQPAGWIASAVEFALEYLYLSRQLGKDADDETTVYG; this is encoded by the coding sequence GTGACAGTTGTTCCGACCCCATCCCACTCGCTGCCGACGACCGCGGGCCAGCTGCGCGCCGCCGGCTACGAGCCTCGCTCCGTCAAGGCCGAGCTGCGGGACAACCTGCTCGACGCGCTGCGCGCCGGGCGCGACCCGTGGCCGGGCATCGTCGGCTTCGACCGCACGGTCCTGCCCCAGCTGGAGCGCGCGATCATCGCCGGCCACGACGTCGTGCTGCTCGGCGAGCGCGGCCAGGGCAAGACCCGCCTGCTGCGCACGCTCGCCGGGCTGCTCGACGAGTGGACGCCGGTGATCGCCGGCGCCGAGCTCGCCGAGCACCCGCTCGACCCGATCACCCCCGCCTCCATCCGCCGCGCCGCCGAACTCGGCGACGAGCTGCCGGTCTCCTGGCTGCACCGGTCCCAGCGCTACACCGAGAAGCTCGCCACCCCGGACACCTCCGTCGGCGACCTGATCGGCGACGTGGACCCGGTGAAGGTGGCCGAGGGCCGCAGCCTCGGCGACCCCGAGACCATCCACTTCGGACTGGTGCCGCGTTCGCACCGCGGCATCGTCGCCGTCAACGAGCTGCCCGACCTGGCCGAACGGATCCAGGTGGCGCTGCTGAACGTGATGGAGGAGCGCGACATCCAGGTCCGCGGCTACACGCTGCGGCTGCCGCTGGACGTGCTGCTCGTCGCGACCGCCAACCCCGAGGACTACACCAACCGCGGCCGGATCATCACGCCGCTCAAGGACCGGTTCGGCGCCGAGGTCCGCACCCACTACCCGCTCGAGGTGGCCGGCGAGATCGACCTGATCCGCCAGGAGGCCCAGCTCGTCGCCGAGGTGGGTGACCACCTGATCGAGGTGGTCGCGCGCTTCGTGCGGCACCTGCGCGAGTCGCCGTCGGTCGACCAGCGCTCCGGCGTGTCCGCCCGGTTCGCCATCGCGGCGGCCGAGACGGTCGCCGCCGCGGCGCTGCGCCGGGCCGCGCTGACCGGCGAGTCGCCGGCCGTGGCCCGACCCGTCGACCTGGAGGCCGTGCCGTCGGTGCTGCGCGGCAAGCTGGAGTTCGAGTCCGGCGAGGAGGGCCGCGAGCACGAGATCCTGGAGCACCTGCTGCGCCGGTCCGTCGCCGACACCGCCCGCGGCAAGCTGGCCGGGCTGAACCTGCGGTCGCTGGCCGAGGCCGTGACCGACGGGCACCCGGTGGCGACCGGCGAGCGGGTGCCGGCGGCCGAGGTGCTTGCCGCGCTGCCGGAGCTGCCCGTGCTGCACGAGGTCGCGACGCGGCTGGACGTGAAGGCCGACCAGCCGGCCGGCTGGATCGCCTCCGCGGTCGAGTTCGCGCTCGAGTACCTCTACCTGAGCCGCCAGCTGGGCAAGGACGCCGACGACGAGACGACGGTCTACGGCTGA
- a CDS encoding VWA domain-containing protein, which translates to MATPARRYRYHEWLGGADPLAPPPDLRAALDELGREVMEGSSPQAALRELMRRGVQGTRGLDDLTRQVWERRSQIQRRHNLDGTMQEVQRLLNEAITAERRELFPNPSDDARFREAQLDALPPGTAAAVTELANYDWQSSQARESYQKIQDLLGREMLEQRFQGMKQAMQNATPQDVQRIKDMLSDLNSLLSAHSAGQDTTEQFQEFMRKHGEFFPENPQNTDELVDLLAQRSAAAQRMLNSMTEEQRAELAQLGQQAFGDASLGAQLDLLDAHLQQLRPGEDWTGSARFRGKNPLGLGEGAQAMADLAELDALAEQLAQSYPGASLEDIDVEALVRQLGQESGVDARRLSQLERELRQQGLLERAADGSLRLTPKALRRLGETALRQVVDQLRGRGERDSDRAGAAGEPTGSTRLWEFGDTEPWDVSRTVRNAVLRTASSGGGRVRLDVEDVEIVETEQRARAAVALCVDTSWSMVQDGRWLPMKRTALALHQLISTRFRTDALQLITFGRHASTVDIGELTALEGAWEQGTNLHHALLLAGRHVRRHPDAQPVVLVVTDGEPTAHLEPDGEAVFNYPPMQRTLGKTLVEVDALAKLGASISVFRLGDDPRLAHFVDLIARRSGGRVIAPDLDGLGAAVVGDYLRNRRHR; encoded by the coding sequence ATGGCGACCCCGGCACGGCGTTACCGCTACCACGAGTGGCTCGGTGGTGCGGATCCGCTCGCCCCGCCGCCGGATCTGCGGGCGGCGCTGGACGAGCTGGGGCGCGAGGTGATGGAGGGCTCATCGCCGCAGGCCGCGCTGCGCGAGCTCATGCGTAGGGGCGTGCAGGGCACCCGGGGTCTCGACGACCTGACCCGTCAGGTGTGGGAGCGGCGGTCGCAGATCCAGCGCCGCCACAACCTGGACGGCACCATGCAGGAGGTGCAGCGGCTGCTGAACGAGGCCATCACGGCCGAGCGGCGCGAGCTGTTCCCGAACCCGTCCGACGACGCCCGGTTCCGGGAGGCGCAGCTGGACGCGCTGCCGCCCGGCACCGCGGCGGCCGTCACGGAGCTGGCCAACTACGACTGGCAGTCGTCGCAGGCCCGCGAGTCGTACCAGAAGATCCAGGACCTGCTCGGCCGGGAGATGCTGGAACAGCGCTTCCAGGGCATGAAGCAGGCGATGCAGAACGCGACGCCGCAGGACGTGCAGCGGATCAAGGACATGCTGTCCGACCTGAACTCGCTGCTGTCGGCGCACTCGGCGGGGCAGGACACCACCGAGCAGTTCCAGGAGTTCATGCGCAAGCACGGCGAGTTCTTCCCGGAGAACCCGCAGAACACCGACGAGCTGGTCGACCTGCTGGCGCAGCGGTCGGCGGCGGCGCAGCGAATGCTGAACTCGATGACCGAGGAGCAGCGGGCCGAGCTGGCGCAGCTGGGCCAGCAGGCCTTCGGCGACGCCAGTCTCGGGGCGCAGCTGGACCTGCTCGACGCGCACCTGCAGCAGCTGCGGCCGGGGGAGGACTGGACCGGCTCGGCCCGCTTCCGCGGCAAGAACCCGTTGGGGCTGGGCGAAGGCGCACAGGCCATGGCGGATCTGGCCGAGCTGGACGCGCTGGCCGAGCAGCTGGCGCAGTCCTACCCGGGCGCCTCGCTGGAGGACATCGACGTCGAGGCGCTGGTGCGGCAGCTCGGCCAGGAGTCCGGTGTGGACGCTCGCCGACTGTCCCAACTGGAGCGTGAGCTGCGCCAGCAGGGACTGTTGGAGCGGGCCGCCGACGGCAGCCTTCGGTTGACGCCCAAGGCGTTGCGGCGGCTCGGTGAGACGGCGCTGCGCCAGGTCGTCGACCAGCTGCGGGGTCGCGGCGAACGGGACAGCGACCGGGCCGGTGCCGCCGGCGAGCCGACGGGATCCACGCGGCTCTGGGAGTTCGGCGACACCGAGCCGTGGGACGTGTCGCGGACGGTGCGCAACGCGGTGCTGCGCACGGCTTCGAGTGGCGGTGGCCGGGTGCGGCTGGACGTCGAGGACGTCGAGATCGTGGAGACCGAGCAGCGGGCCCGGGCCGCGGTCGCGCTGTGCGTGGACACGTCGTGGTCGATGGTGCAGGACGGCCGGTGGCTGCCGATGAAGCGCACCGCGCTGGCGCTGCACCAGCTGATCTCGACCCGGTTCCGCACCGACGCGTTGCAGCTCATCACCTTCGGGCGACACGCGTCCACTGTGGACATCGGCGAGCTGACGGCGCTGGAGGGCGCGTGGGAGCAGGGCACCAACCTGCACCACGCGCTGCTGCTGGCCGGCCGGCACGTGCGGCGGCACCCCGACGCGCAGCCGGTGGTGCTCGTGGTCACCGACGGCGAGCCGACCGCGCACCTGGAGCCCGACGGCGAGGCCGTGTTCAACTACCCGCCGATGCAGCGGACGTTGGGCAAGACGCTCGTCGAGGTCGATGCGCTGGCCAAGCTGGGCGCGTCGATCAGCGTGTTCCGGCTCGGCGACGACCCGCGGCTGGCGCACTTCGTCGACCTGATCGCCCGCCGCAGCGGCGGCCGGGTGATCGCCCCCGACCTCGACGGCCTCGGGGCCGCCGTGGTCGGCGACTACCTGCGCAACCGCCGTCACCGCTGA
- a CDS encoding dienelactone hydrolase family protein, protein MTTRVDSVGDFDLPVWLPAGGQGPAIVLVQEIFGLDGCLRSVAGELAAAGFVVGVPDLFWRTDPGWSSGHDEAGLNASLAVAGEFDPELGLADVVASLEHLRSLPEVAGKAGALGFCLGGSLAYGLAAVSDPDAVVSFYGSTVPDQLDLLDRISCPLQFHFGGQDPYIPRDAVAKVEAAVAGRANIEIHVQEQAGHAFHNHVAPMFHNPEAAAAAWRLATTFLTTHLR, encoded by the coding sequence GTGACGACTCGCGTGGACAGCGTCGGCGACTTCGACCTGCCGGTGTGGCTGCCGGCCGGCGGGCAGGGCCCCGCCATCGTGCTGGTCCAGGAGATCTTCGGCCTGGACGGCTGCCTGCGCTCGGTGGCCGGCGAGCTGGCCGCCGCCGGTTTCGTGGTCGGCGTGCCCGACCTGTTCTGGCGCACCGACCCCGGCTGGTCCTCCGGCCACGACGAGGCCGGCCTCAACGCCTCGCTGGCCGTGGCCGGCGAGTTCGACCCCGAGCTGGGCCTGGCCGACGTCGTCGCCAGCCTGGAGCACCTGCGGTCGCTGCCCGAGGTCGCCGGCAAGGCCGGCGCCCTCGGCTTCTGCCTCGGCGGCTCCCTCGCCTACGGCCTGGCCGCGGTGTCCGACCCCGACGCCGTCGTGTCCTTCTACGGCTCGACCGTGCCCGACCAGCTCGACCTGCTGGACCGGATCAGCTGTCCCCTGCAGTTCCACTTCGGCGGCCAGGACCCTTACATCCCGCGCGACGCCGTCGCCAAGGTCGAGGCCGCCGTCGCCGGCCGCGCCAACATCGAGATCCACGTCCAGGAGCAGGCCGGGCACGCCTTCCACAACCACGTCGCCCCGATGTTCCACAACCCCGAGGCCGCCGCTGCCGCCTGGCGCTTGGCAACCACCTTCCTCACCACCCACCTCCGCTGA